From a region of the Prevotella melaninogenica genome:
- the sufD gene encoding Fe-S cluster assembly protein SufD, protein MQSEKQYIDLYTEAQQLIKDHAAPVLNEVRDKAFEDFRRQGFPTKKVERYKYTDMQKLFEPDYGLNLNRLEIPVNPYETFKCDVPNLSTSLYFIVNDQFYSKALPKAKLNDGVIVDSLNRVATERPELVAKYYGRLANTEADAITALNTMLAQDGLFIYVPKNVQVERTIQVINILRSDVDLMVNRRVLIVLEEGAKAQFLFCDHAADDRNFLATQVIEAYVGANANLELNCLEETHAKNVRVSNVYIEQQRDSRASHNVITLHNGVTRNMLDLVFKGEGSECFCNGCVIADKNQHVDNNTLIDHQVPHCASNELYKYVLDDNAIGAFAGRVLVRKGAQKTLSQENNRNLCASKTARMFTQPMLEIYADDVQCNHGSTVGQLNDAALFYMQQRGIDKKEAKLLLEFAFINEVIDKMELEPLRDRLHHLVEKRFRGELDKCEGCDLCK, encoded by the coding sequence ATGCAAAGCGAAAAACAATATATAGACCTCTATACAGAGGCGCAGCAACTCATCAAAGACCATGCTGCACCTGTGCTTAATGAGGTACGCGATAAGGCTTTTGAAGACTTCCGTCGACAGGGCTTTCCTACCAAGAAGGTGGAACGCTATAAGTATACGGATATGCAGAAGCTCTTTGAACCTGATTATGGATTGAATCTCAACCGTCTTGAGATTCCTGTAAATCCTTATGAGACCTTCAAGTGCGATGTTCCAAATCTCAGCACTTCTCTTTATTTCATAGTGAATGATCAGTTCTACAGCAAGGCTCTTCCAAAGGCAAAGCTTAATGATGGTGTCATCGTTGACAGTTTGAACCGTGTAGCAACTGAGCGTCCAGAGTTGGTTGCAAAGTATTATGGTCGTCTTGCCAATACTGAGGCTGATGCTATAACAGCTTTGAATACAATGCTTGCACAAGATGGTCTTTTCATCTATGTGCCTAAGAATGTGCAGGTTGAACGCACCATACAGGTAATCAATATCCTTCGTTCAGATGTAGACTTGATGGTCAATCGTCGAGTACTCATTGTTCTTGAAGAAGGTGCTAAGGCGCAGTTCCTCTTCTGTGATCATGCTGCTGACGACCGTAACTTCCTTGCCACACAGGTAATCGAAGCCTACGTAGGTGCGAATGCCAATCTTGAGTTGAACTGTCTTGAGGAAACGCATGCAAAGAATGTACGCGTGTCGAATGTATATATCGAGCAGCAGCGTGATTCACGCGCAAGCCACAATGTCATTACATTGCATAACGGAGTTACTCGCAATATGCTCGACCTTGTTTTCAAGGGAGAGGGTAGCGAATGCTTCTGTAATGGTTGTGTAATAGCTGATAAGAACCAGCATGTTGACAACAATACGCTTATCGACCATCAAGTACCTCATTGCGCCAGTAACGAACTTTACAAGTACGTACTTGATGATAATGCAATTGGTGCTTTCGCAGGTCGTGTGCTTGTTCGCAAGGGTGCGCAGAAGACGCTTTCACAGGAGAACAACCGTAACCTCTGTGCCAGCAAGACAGCCCGTATGTTCACCCAGCCTATGCTTGAGATTTATGCTGATGATGTTCAGTGTAATCATGGCTCAACAGTTGGACAACTCAATGATGCTGCACTCTTCTACATGCAGCAGCGTGGTATTGATAAGAAAGAAGCAAAGCTCCTTCTTGAGTTTGCCTTTATCAATGAGGTAATCGACAAGATGGAACTTGAGCCATTGCGCGACCGTCTCCACCATTTGGTAGAGAAGCGTTTCCGTGGCGAGCTTGATAAGTGTGAAGGTTGCGATTTGTGTAAGTAA
- the sufC gene encoding Fe-S cluster assembly ATPase SufC — protein MLEVRNLHATIAGKEILRGINLTIKDGEIHAIMGPNGSGKSTLSAVLTGNPLYEVTDGMALFNGKNLLEMKPEDRSHEGLFLSFQYPVEIPGVSMTNFMKAAINAKRAYEGLEPMKAAEFMALMREKRQLVGMDSTLSRRSVNEGFSGGEKKRNEIFQMAMLEPKLSILDETDSGLDVDAMRIVAEGVNKMHNETTSAIVITHYERLLEMIKPDVIHVLYKGRIVKTAGPELAKEIEQRGYDWIKEEVDND, from the coding sequence ATGTTAGAAGTAAGAAACCTGCATGCAACCATCGCAGGTAAAGAAATATTAAGAGGCATCAACCTCACAATTAAAGATGGTGAGATTCATGCTATTATGGGTCCTAATGGATCTGGTAAGTCAACACTGAGTGCAGTACTTACAGGTAATCCTCTCTATGAGGTAACTGATGGTATGGCATTGTTTAATGGCAAGAATCTCTTGGAGATGAAGCCTGAGGATCGCTCTCATGAGGGACTCTTCTTGTCTTTCCAGTATCCAGTAGAGATACCAGGCGTAAGTATGACTAACTTCATGAAGGCAGCTATCAATGCAAAGCGTGCTTATGAAGGATTAGAGCCAATGAAGGCTGCAGAGTTTATGGCACTCATGCGTGAGAAGCGCCAGTTAGTGGGTATGGACTCAACACTCTCTCGTCGTAGTGTAAACGAGGGTTTCTCTGGTGGTGAGAAGAAGCGCAACGAGATTTTCCAAATGGCAATGTTGGAGCCAAAGCTTAGTATTCTTGATGAGACCGACTCTGGTCTTGACGTTGATGCTATGCGTATTGTAGCTGAGGGTGTAAACAAGATGCACAATGAAACGACTTCTGCTATTGTTATTACGCACTATGAGCGTCTGTTAGAGATGATTAAGCCAGATGTTATCCATGTGCTTTATAAGGGTCGTATCGTGAAGACTGCAGGTCCTGAGCTTGCAAAGGAGATTGAGCAACGCGGTTACGATTGGATAAAGGAAGAAGTAGATAACGACTGA
- the sufB gene encoding Fe-S cluster assembly protein SufB, with protein sequence MSENKNNEFVKKVAEQKYEFGFTTDVHTEVIPKGLNEDVVRLISQKKGEPEWLLDFRLKAFRYWQTLPIPTWGHLHLPELHLQDISYYADPLAKKPKNKEIDPELAKTFDKLGIPLEERLALSGTAVDAIMDSVSVKTTFKKQLAEKGIIFCSIGEAVQEHPDLIRKYLGSVVPYRDNYSAALNSAVFSDGSFVYIPKGVRCPMELSSYFRINAVNTGQFERTLIVADDDSYVSYLEGCTAPMRDENQLHAAVVEIVVLDNAEVKYSTVQNWYPGDENGKGGVLNLVTKRGELRGVNSKLSWTQVETGSAITWKYPSCVLKGDNSQAEFYSVAVTNNYQEADTGTKMIHMGKNTKSTIISKGISAGHSQNSYRGLVRATANAENARNYSSCDSLLLGSDCGAHTFPYMDIHNDTAIVEHEATTSKISEDQLFYCNQRGIPTEDAVGLIVNGYAKDVLNKLPMEFAVEAQKLLSVTLEGTVG encoded by the coding sequence ATGTCTGAGAACAAGAATAATGAATTTGTAAAGAAGGTCGCAGAGCAGAAGTATGAGTTCGGCTTTACGACTGATGTACATACGGAGGTCATTCCGAAGGGTCTGAACGAAGATGTCGTTCGACTTATTTCGCAGAAGAAAGGGGAACCAGAGTGGCTCCTCGATTTTCGTTTGAAGGCTTTCCGTTACTGGCAGACACTCCCTATACCAACGTGGGGACACTTGCATTTGCCAGAGTTACATTTGCAGGATATCTCCTATTATGCTGATCCATTAGCGAAGAAGCCTAAGAACAAGGAGATTGATCCAGAGTTAGCAAAGACTTTTGATAAGTTAGGTATTCCATTGGAAGAGCGATTAGCACTGAGTGGTACGGCAGTTGATGCCATTATGGACTCAGTATCAGTGAAGACTACCTTTAAGAAGCAGTTAGCTGAGAAGGGTATTATCTTTTGCTCTATCGGTGAGGCGGTTCAGGAACATCCAGACTTGATACGTAAGTATCTTGGAAGTGTTGTTCCTTATCGTGATAACTATTCTGCAGCACTCAACTCTGCGGTCTTCAGTGATGGATCCTTTGTATATATCCCTAAGGGAGTTCGTTGTCCAATGGAACTTAGTTCGTATTTCCGTATCAATGCGGTTAATACAGGTCAGTTTGAACGCACACTGATTGTTGCTGACGATGATTCATACGTTAGTTACCTTGAGGGCTGTACCGCTCCTATGCGTGACGAGAATCAGCTTCATGCAGCAGTCGTTGAAATCGTTGTCTTGGACAATGCAGAGGTGAAATACTCTACTGTTCAGAACTGGTATCCAGGTGATGAGAACGGTAAGGGTGGTGTCTTAAACCTTGTTACAAAGCGTGGCGAACTACGTGGAGTGAACTCTAAGCTGTCATGGACACAGGTAGAGACAGGTTCGGCAATCACTTGGAAATATCCTTCTTGTGTATTGAAGGGTGATAACTCACAAGCAGAATTCTATTCTGTTGCTGTAACTAATAACTACCAAGAGGCTGATACGGGTACGAAGATGATTCACATGGGTAAGAACACCAAGAGCACAATCATCTCTAAGGGTATCTCTGCTGGACACAGTCAGAACTCTTATCGTGGTTTGGTACGTGCTACAGCTAATGCTGAGAATGCCCGCAACTACTCAAGTTGTGACTCTCTTCTCTTAGGTTCTGACTGCGGTGCTCATACCTTCCCTTATATGGACATCCACAATGATACAGCCATTGTAGAGCATGAGGCTACTACTTCTAAGATTAGCGAAGACCAGCTTTTCTATTGTAATCAGCGTGGTATTCCTACTGAAGATGCCGTTGGTTTGATCGTCAATGGTTATGCTAAGGACGTACTCAATAAGCTCCCAATGGAGTTTGCTGTTGAGGCACAGAAGCTTCTCTCTGTGACACTTGAAGGAACTGTAGGATAA
- the infB gene encoding translation initiation factor IF-2 gives MSIRLNKAIRELNIGLQTAVEFLEKKPELGEVKNELNFKLSEGQYKALVDAFNNDKEVKKDAAKLLQKKTKEKKSSAEHKGEAVMKAERQQYKPVGKIDLDQLNKPAAKKAAAPVENKPTPAAAVEPAEEKKKVEKHDASKKPTVNKEEAKPVAPKVEKPVEVKAEPKKKEVPVAKAEVKAEPAASNTPAEPATTEEKKDNGLFQTKNEKKILNTPKVNVLGKIDLSTLNQSTRPKKKSKEERRKEREEKAGQGNGQGKKKRVRINKERVDINAAANQQQNQNGKKGNNNNGGGNKNAGKKNRNRNQKPLEVDDEAVARQVKETLARLTSKSQNKKGAKYRKEKRDAVQERLNAEAKAERKESKILKLTEFVTVSELATMMNVPVTNVISTLMSVGIMVSINQRLDAETINLVADEFDFKTEYVSAEVQEAVSEEEDDENDLVSRAPIVTVMGHVDHGKTSLLDHIRNTNVIAGEAGGITQHIGAYGVTLENGRKVTFLDTPGHEAFTAMRARGAQVTDIVIIIIAADDSVMPTTKEAIAHAQAAGVPMVFAINKIDKPGANPDKIREDLSQMNLLVEEWGGKYQCQEISAKKGIGVNELLDKVLLEADMMDLKANPNRKATGTIIESSLDKGRGYVSTVLVSNGTLKIGDNVIAGTSWGRIKAMFNERNQRIESAGPAEPAIILGLNGAPTAGDTFHVMETEQEAREIANKREQLQREQGLRTQTRLTLSDISHRIARGEFHEMNIIVKGDTDGSIEALSDSFIKLSTEKVNVNVISKAVGQISENDVMLASASDAVIVGFQVRPSADARRLADREGVEINTYSVIYDAIDDVKSTMVGMLDKVKKEIVTGQFEVKQVFKISKVGTVAGGMVTEGKVHSKDKGRVVRDGIVIHTAPIDALKRYKDDVKEVATGLECGISLVNYNDLQVGDIIETFTEIEVEQKL, from the coding sequence ATGAGCATCAGATTAAACAAAGCAATTCGTGAATTGAATATAGGACTCCAAACGGCAGTGGAGTTCTTGGAGAAGAAGCCAGAGTTAGGCGAGGTGAAGAACGAGCTTAACTTCAAGCTAAGCGAGGGTCAGTATAAAGCTCTCGTAGATGCCTTCAATAATGATAAGGAGGTAAAGAAGGACGCTGCTAAGCTTTTGCAGAAGAAGACTAAAGAGAAGAAAAGTTCTGCAGAACATAAGGGCGAAGCAGTCATGAAGGCTGAGCGTCAGCAGTATAAACCAGTCGGAAAGATAGACCTTGATCAGCTGAATAAGCCAGCTGCAAAGAAAGCTGCTGCTCCTGTTGAGAACAAACCTACCCCTGCTGCTGCCGTAGAACCTGCAGAGGAGAAGAAAAAGGTAGAGAAACATGATGCAAGCAAGAAGCCTACTGTAAATAAAGAAGAGGCTAAACCTGTTGCTCCAAAGGTTGAGAAACCTGTTGAGGTGAAGGCTGAGCCTAAGAAGAAAGAAGTTCCTGTGGCTAAGGCTGAGGTAAAGGCTGAACCTGCAGCTTCTAATACTCCAGCTGAACCTGCTACTACAGAGGAGAAGAAAGATAATGGCTTGTTCCAGACCAAGAATGAGAAGAAGATCTTAAATACACCTAAGGTGAATGTCTTAGGTAAGATTGACCTCAGCACTTTGAATCAGAGTACTCGCCCTAAGAAGAAGAGTAAGGAGGAACGCCGTAAAGAGCGTGAAGAGAAAGCTGGTCAGGGTAATGGTCAGGGCAAGAAGAAACGCGTTCGTATTAACAAGGAACGTGTTGATATCAATGCTGCCGCTAATCAGCAGCAGAACCAGAATGGTAAGAAAGGCAATAACAACAATGGCGGTGGCAACAAGAATGCAGGTAAGAAGAATCGCAATCGTAATCAGAAGCCTTTAGAGGTTGATGATGAGGCTGTAGCACGCCAGGTAAAGGAGACACTTGCACGTTTGACAAGCAAGAGTCAGAATAAGAAGGGTGCTAAATACCGTAAAGAGAAGCGTGATGCTGTTCAAGAACGTCTGAATGCAGAGGCTAAGGCAGAGCGCAAGGAAAGTAAGATATTGAAGTTGACAGAGTTTGTTACTGTTTCTGAGTTGGCAACAATGATGAACGTTCCTGTAACAAATGTCATCTCAACCTTGATGTCTGTCGGTATCATGGTGTCTATCAACCAGCGTCTTGATGCAGAGACTATCAACCTTGTTGCTGATGAGTTCGACTTCAAGACAGAGTATGTAAGTGCTGAAGTACAGGAAGCTGTAAGTGAAGAGGAGGATGATGAGAACGATCTCGTGTCACGTGCTCCAATCGTGACAGTCATGGGTCATGTTGACCATGGTAAGACTTCTTTGCTCGACCATATCCGTAATACGAATGTGATTGCTGGTGAGGCAGGTGGTATCACCCAGCACATCGGTGCTTATGGTGTGACACTTGAGAATGGTCGCAAGGTAACCTTCCTTGATACTCCTGGTCACGAAGCATTTACTGCTATGCGTGCTCGTGGTGCACAGGTTACCGATATTGTGATTATCATCATTGCCGCAGACGACTCTGTGATGCCTACTACTAAGGAGGCGATTGCTCATGCACAGGCAGCAGGTGTTCCTATGGTCTTTGCAATCAATAAGATTGATAAGCCAGGAGCTAATCCTGATAAGATTCGTGAAGACTTGTCACAAATGAATCTTCTCGTTGAAGAGTGGGGTGGTAAGTATCAGTGTCAGGAAATCAGTGCTAAGAAGGGAATCGGAGTGAACGAACTTCTTGATAAAGTTCTTCTTGAGGCTGATATGATGGATCTCAAAGCTAACCCTAACCGTAAGGCAACAGGTACTATCATTGAGTCTTCACTTGATAAGGGTCGTGGTTATGTAAGTACGGTTCTTGTATCTAATGGTACATTGAAGATTGGTGATAATGTTATCGCTGGTACTTCATGGGGTCGTATCAAGGCTATGTTCAATGAGCGTAACCAGCGTATCGAAAGTGCTGGACCAGCAGAGCCTGCAATCATCCTCGGTCTGAATGGTGCACCAACAGCTGGTGATACCTTCCATGTTATGGAGACTGAGCAGGAGGCACGTGAAATTGCAAACAAGCGTGAACAGTTGCAGCGTGAGCAGGGCTTGCGTACACAGACTCGTCTTACCCTGTCTGATATCTCTCACCGAATCGCTCGTGGTGAGTTCCATGAGATGAATATCATTGTGAAGGGTGATACTGATGGATCTATCGAGGCATTGTCTGACTCATTCATCAAGCTGTCAACAGAGAAGGTTAATGTTAATGTTATCAGTAAGGCTGTAGGTCAGATTTCTGAGAACGATGTTATGTTGGCATCAGCTTCAGATGCTGTTATCGTCGGCTTCCAGGTTCGTCCTTCTGCTGATGCACGCCGCTTGGCTGACCGTGAGGGTGTAGAAATCAATACTTACTCTGTCATCTATGATGCTATCGACGATGTTAAGTCAACGATGGTGGGTATGCTTGACAAGGTGAAGAAGGAGATTGTCACTGGTCAGTTTGAGGTTAAGCAGGTCTTCAAGATTTCCAAGGTTGGAACTGTTGCCGGTGGTATGGTTACTGAAGGTAAGGTTCACAGCAAGGATAAGGGTCGCGTAGTCCGTGACGGTATCGTTATTCATACAGCTCCTATTGATGCTCTGAAGCGTTATAAGGACGATGTGAAGGAGGTCGCTACTGGACTTGAATGTGGTATCTCACTTGTCAATTACAATGATTTACAGGTGGGTGATATCATCGAAACCTTCACGGAGATTGAGGTTGAACAGAAATTGTAA
- the nusA gene encoding transcription termination factor NusA → MAARKIEEERPNMIETFKEFKDTKSIDRTTLVSVLEESFRNVLAKIFGSDENFDVIVNPDKGDFEIHRNRVVVADGEVEDENKEISLTDARKIEADYEVGEDVSEEVDFNKFGRRAILNLRQTLASKILELEHDSLYNKYKDRVGQIISGEVYQTWKREVLLVDEENNELILPKGEQIPRDQYRKGETVRAVIHRVDNENNNPKIILSRTAPEFLERLLEAEVPEINDGLISIRKIARMPGERAKIAVESFDERIDPVGACVGVRGSRVHGIVRELCNENLDVINWTANTKLFIQRALAPAKVSSLTVDEENKKAEVYLQPEEVSLAIGRGGMNIKLASMLTGYTIDVFRELDEQNAEEDIYLDEFSDEIDQWVIDAIKGIGLDTARQVLNAPREMLIEKADLEVETVDSVLNVLRSEFEQ, encoded by the coding sequence ATGGCAGCAAGAAAAATAGAAGAAGAACGTCCGAATATGATCGAGACCTTCAAGGAGTTTAAAGACACCAAGAGCATCGATCGTACTACATTGGTGAGCGTTTTGGAGGAGAGCTTCCGCAATGTACTCGCTAAGATTTTCGGTAGTGACGAAAACTTCGACGTGATTGTAAACCCTGATAAGGGCGACTTCGAGATTCACCGTAACCGTGTGGTTGTGGCTGATGGAGAGGTTGAGGATGAGAATAAGGAAATTAGCCTTACAGATGCACGTAAGATAGAGGCAGACTATGAAGTAGGTGAGGATGTAAGTGAGGAGGTTGACTTCAATAAGTTCGGTCGCCGTGCTATCTTGAACCTTCGTCAGACTTTGGCTTCTAAGATTCTTGAGCTGGAGCATGACTCTCTCTATAACAAGTATAAGGACCGTGTTGGTCAGATTATCTCTGGTGAGGTTTATCAGACTTGGAAGCGTGAGGTTCTGCTTGTTGACGAGGAGAATAACGAGTTGATTCTCCCTAAGGGTGAGCAGATTCCACGTGATCAGTATCGTAAGGGCGAAACAGTTCGTGCAGTGATTCATCGTGTTGACAATGAGAATAACAATCCAAAGATTATCCTCTCACGTACTGCTCCAGAGTTCCTTGAGCGTCTGCTTGAAGCTGAAGTGCCTGAAATCAACGATGGTTTGATATCTATTCGTAAGATTGCTCGTATGCCTGGTGAGCGTGCAAAGATTGCAGTTGAGAGCTTTGATGAGCGTATCGACCCAGTAGGCGCTTGTGTAGGTGTACGTGGTAGCCGTGTTCATGGTATCGTTCGTGAACTTTGCAACGAGAATCTTGACGTTATCAACTGGACTGCAAATACAAAACTCTTTATTCAGCGTGCGCTCGCTCCTGCAAAGGTGAGCAGCTTGACTGTTGATGAGGAAAATAAGAAGGCTGAGGTTTACTTGCAGCCAGAGGAGGTAAGTCTTGCGATTGGTCGTGGCGGTATGAACATCAAGTTGGCAAGTATGCTGACTGGTTATACCATCGACGTGTTCCGTGAGCTTGACGAACAGAATGCAGAGGAGGATATTTACTTGGATGAGTTCTCTGATGAAATCGATCAGTGGGTTATCGATGCCATTAAGGGTATCGGACTTGACACAGCGCGCCAGGTACTCAATGCTCCACGTGAGATGCTAATTGAAAAGGCAGACTTGGAGGTAGAGACCGTTGATAGCGTGTTGAACGTATTGAGATCAGAGTTTGAACAGTAA
- the rimP gene encoding ribosome assembly cofactor RimP has translation MIDKNVVKSLVDEWLEGKEYFLVDIQISSDDKIVVEIDHADGVWIEDCVELSKYIEDRLSRDEEDYELEVGSAGLGQPFKVPQQYQNFIGKEVEVLGKDGKKVKGILKSVDGNDFVVAVNEKVQVEGKKRPVKMDVDHAYRMDEVKYTKYIISFK, from the coding sequence ATGATAGATAAAAACGTTGTAAAAAGTCTCGTTGACGAGTGGCTGGAAGGTAAGGAGTACTTCCTGGTTGACATTCAAATCAGTTCTGACGATAAGATTGTCGTTGAGATTGACCATGCCGATGGCGTGTGGATTGAAGATTGTGTAGAGTTGAGCAAGTATATCGAAGATCGTCTCTCACGTGATGAGGAAGATTACGAACTTGAAGTAGGTTCTGCAGGATTGGGTCAGCCTTTCAAAGTTCCTCAGCAGTATCAGAACTTTATTGGTAAGGAAGTTGAGGTGCTCGGTAAGGACGGAAAGAAAGTCAAAGGCATATTGAAGAGCGTTGATGGTAACGACTTTGTTGTTGCAGTCAATGAGAAGGTACAAGTGGAAGGTAAGAAGCGTCCAGTGAAGATGGACGTAGACCATGCGTACAGGATGGATGAAGTAAAATATACAAAATACATAATAAGTTTCAAGTAA
- a CDS encoding DUF2335 domain-containing protein has translation MEGNKHKETKQDTSTLPTKEELSEDITDINKVLENLEPDQRSKIVSAFMALETEHSFRGPLPAPEDFKAYGEVIPDAPERILCLMEQQVEHRIGTERSIVTSGLKESQRGQWMGYSIVVILIGLSTLLALYGHDVTAGIMITAAIGLAVVFVLKQNPHANEQDEVEKE, from the coding sequence ATGGAAGGTAATAAACACAAAGAGACTAAACAAGACACATCTACGTTGCCTACTAAAGAAGAGTTATCAGAAGACATAACCGATATTAATAAAGTACTTGAAAACTTAGAACCTGACCAACGCTCTAAAATAGTAAGTGCTTTTATGGCATTAGAAACGGAACACTCATTTCGTGGTCCTTTGCCAGCTCCTGAAGATTTTAAAGCCTATGGAGAAGTTATTCCTGATGCACCAGAACGTATCTTGTGTCTGATGGAGCAGCAGGTGGAGCATCGCATAGGTACAGAAAGAAGTATCGTAACAAGTGGATTGAAAGAAAGTCAGCGAGGACAATGGATGGGATATTCTATTGTCGTAATTCTTATTGGATTGTCGACACTTTTAGCTCTTTATGGACATGATGTAACTGCTGGGATTATGATAACGGCAGCTATAGGTTTAGCTGTGGTTTTTGTGCTAAAGCAAAATCCACATGCAAATGAACAGGATGAAGTGGAAAAAGAGTGA
- a CDS encoding alpha/beta hydrolase family protein produces the protein MKKKILLLCLLFSWVGVFAQKPMEGVWMGKLNLGPQSLTIVLHVNCDAQGKVECTLDSPDQGAKGIAVETDYCSSDSISVSLASLALSYQGKLKGDEIVGTFTQGQPFPLTLKRGEEKLNRPQNPVAPYPYKTEEVTFNNVTDNATLVGTLSYPIGYKKGQSPVVLMVTGSGQENRDEEVFDHKPFLVIADYLARHGVATLRYDDRGFGKSTGGDVEHATTPDFMRDAMSGVEFLRRSKLFGKVGVLGHSEGGSIAFMLGAKGKVDFVISMAGIGVKGDTALTAQTNKILELTGQSMRFSTHQYRMNAIIKRSPWLNFFIDYDPSVDISKTLCPVMAINGNRDIQVISSLNLTGIKAHLKNNPKNVIKEYPSLNHLFQHCKTGNVSEYRMIEETISPEVLEDIVRFIKQ, from the coding sequence ATGAAAAAGAAAATTCTGCTCTTATGTTTGTTGTTTTCCTGGGTTGGAGTTTTTGCACAGAAACCTATGGAAGGAGTGTGGATGGGTAAGTTGAATCTTGGTCCACAATCGTTGACTATTGTGTTGCATGTGAATTGTGATGCACAAGGAAAGGTTGAGTGTACGCTCGATAGTCCTGATCAAGGGGCAAAGGGAATAGCGGTAGAGACAGACTACTGCTCGTCTGATTCTATCAGTGTAAGCCTCGCAAGTTTGGCTCTCAGCTATCAAGGAAAATTGAAAGGAGACGAGATTGTTGGTACTTTTACCCAGGGTCAACCCTTTCCATTAACCTTGAAACGTGGAGAGGAGAAACTAAATCGTCCGCAGAACCCTGTAGCTCCCTATCCATATAAGACGGAAGAGGTGACGTTTAATAATGTGACAGATAATGCAACACTTGTCGGAACACTCTCATACCCTATTGGTTATAAGAAAGGACAGAGCCCTGTTGTATTGATGGTTACTGGGAGTGGGCAAGAGAACAGAGATGAAGAAGTCTTCGATCATAAGCCTTTCCTTGTTATAGCAGACTATCTGGCACGACATGGTGTAGCCACTTTGCGTTATGATGACCGTGGCTTTGGTAAATCAACAGGTGGAGATGTGGAACATGCTACAACGCCTGATTTTATGCGAGATGCAATGAGTGGCGTTGAATTTCTGCGTAGATCAAAGCTCTTTGGTAAGGTTGGCGTACTCGGACATAGTGAAGGAGGCTCTATAGCTTTCATGTTGGGAGCGAAAGGGAAAGTAGATTTCGTTATTAGTATGGCTGGTATTGGCGTGAAAGGAGATACTGCTTTGACAGCGCAAACAAATAAGATACTCGAACTAACAGGGCAATCAATGCGTTTCTCTACGCATCAGTATCGTATGAATGCCATTATAAAGAGGTCACCTTGGTTGAACTTCTTTATTGATTATGACCCATCTGTGGATATTTCAAAGACGCTTTGTCCTGTTATGGCTATAAATGGTAATCGTGATATTCAAGTAATCTCATCGCTGAATCTTACAGGAATTAAGGCTCATCTAAAGAATAATCCCAAAAACGTTATCAAGGAATATCCATCTCTTAACCATCTATTCCAACACTGTAAGACCGGAAATGTTTCGGAATATAGGATGATTGAAGAAACAATCTCGCCAGAAGTCTTGGAAGATATCGTTCGTTTTATCAAACAATAA